One region of Sebastes fasciatus isolate fSebFas1 chromosome 1, fSebFas1.pri, whole genome shotgun sequence genomic DNA includes:
- the LOC141764422 gene encoding tensin-2-like isoform X3 — protein sequence MEHVMEHHYDFDLTYITERIISVFFLPDLEEQRYRRNLQEVASMLKSKHQDKFLLLNLSEKRHDITRLNPKVQDYGWPDVHAPPLDRICAVCKAMETWLTSDPHNVVVLHCRGNKGKTGVIVAAYMHYSKISAGADQALTTLAMRKFCEDKVSSSLQPSQNRYIYYFGGLLSGTIKMNSSPLFLHQILIPSLPNFQAGGGFYPFLKIYQSLQLVYTSGIFDPQSSRARKLCVTMEPALLLKGDIMVKCYDRRSRAAEREVVFRVQFHTCTVHGAQLWFGKTELDLACTDDRFPPDATVEFIFSNGPEKMKGREYRKNDASIKVDYNTSDPVVRWDSYENFNLHHQDSIENIFHTRGPLDGSLYAQVRKRRGPGSTASAPSPNGCLTSSPTVKPQTPSQPQPLPYTSDSSRYSDHQEDATPSINRPEREITDCPSRKGDGEVEAKDKRRGKEKDRETAILDDGDPQSPGGLRREQSCCGRAKCGDGGWEREREPCLSDSHCLGRCNSVKKNPKSQTLPALPSKSPPPHSTHMELCHRHSAHPLPELPWERPPPPPPLPCLLRPCYPYSTPEHTHPHSHTLPALNRLCTGEECHLLHYSSHNPASHLSHQSLPSSPYREMYFSSPPPSSGCPCRDCSSRREHQSASVRAFHPLHPDQSESPHWSQGVQRTREAPPLWESENPWEVAREAEFWQCKSAMPAFRVCHSTLDQSPTPEPRYAIGPHQGYPSPQSLMDVRDGASSGYHTPPQPRHSCPCSPYQSSPAESHESRGYASGYHSGSASPLPASSPSPGRGRLPETPSGSREQQHAEHHKGEQAKADVEDDISQGSEGKSDSNGQSRTPGLDSDHDYTIIGSSSPTHTEDSVTADSPLQSQATSPHLESSTNSSKAVTPVSRETQSSNISINSTTPSSEQSLSSDGAAKITGSAEGSNKLQPSSYATVIITPVQVQLNGSALPSDTPSDSSRSVSMNPSASLSSSPSTTSQNSPIGSPDLQTSPQRSTDAAGQRLTPERDSSADTKPPSPVPDGYHTPTFPLASYYYPLLNVPHVPYTGYTAVTIPAVQPPLPEKKRLSSTPGYLNGHNSLYRGSSAPSPTHHVTFSPLVGEQRRGSSQHSYREESDIRVNAKFVQDSSKYWYKPGISRDQAIAVLKDKGPGTFLIRDSNSFQGAYGLALKVATPPPNANITGSKGDPLEQLVRHFLIETGPRGVKIKGCQNESYFGSLSALVYQHSITPISLPCALRVPEKDLVGELHETQSATNTSTAADLLKQGAACNVLYLNSMETESLTGPEAISKATKCTLALSPRPVATVVHFKVSSQGITLTDSKRRLFFRRHYPINSVTFSSLNPKDQRWTNSDSTSSKMFGFVARRTGSATENVCHLFAEMDPEQPAVAIVNFINKVMLGPQLRR from the exons ATGGAGCACGTGATGGAGCACCACTACGACTTTGACCTCACCTACATCACAGAGAGGATCATCTCTGTCTTCTTCCTGCCGGACCTGGAGGAGCAGCGCTACCGCAGAAACCTACAAGAAGTGGCCTCCATGCTGAAATCCAAGCACCAAGACAAGTTCTTG CTACTGAATTTATCAGAGAAGAGACATGACATCACCAGACTTAACCCAAAG GTGCAGGACTACGGCTGGCCTGATGTTCACGCACCGCCCCTGGATAGGATCTGTGCTGTTTGTAAAGCCATGGAGACCtggctgacctctgacccccacAACGTGGTGGTCCTCCACTGCAGG GGAAACAAAGGGAAGACGGGGGTCATTGTGGCGGCCTACATGCACTACAGCAAGATATCAGCAGG AGCGGACCAGGCTCTCACCACACTAGCAATGAGAAAGTTCTGCGAGGACAAAGTCTCCTCTTCCCTACAGCCCTCTCAGAACAG GTACATCTACTACTTTGGCGGGTTGCTGTCAGGTACCATCAAAATGAACAGCAGTCCTCTATTCCTCCACCAGATCCTCATTCCATCACTACCAAACTTCCAGGCGGGAGGAG GTTTTTATCCATTCCTGAAAATCTACCAGTCCTTACAGCTCGTCTACACTTCAGGCATCTT TGATCCCCAGAGCTCCAGGGCAAGGAAGCTGTGCGTGACTATGGAGCCAGCGCTTTTATTAAAGGGGGACATTATG GTGAAGTGCTACGACCGGCGGAGTcgagcagcagagagggaggTGGTGTTCAGAGTCCAATTCCACACCTGCACTGTCCACGGAGCCCAGCTGTGGTTTGGCAAGACTGAACTGGACCTGGCCTGCACAG ATGACAGGTTCCCTCCAGACGCTACAGTCGAGTTTATCTTCTCCAATGGGCCGGAAAAAATGAAAG GTCGAGAATACCGCAAGAATGACGCCTCCATCAAAGTGGACTACAACACCTCGGACCCTGTGGTCAGATGGGATTCTTATGAGAACTTCAACCTGCACCACCAAGACAGCATTGAAA ATATCTTTCATACGAGGGGCCCTCTGGACGGCAGCCTGTACGCCCAGGTGAGGAAGCGCCGCGGGCCGGGCTCGACTGCTTCAGCGCCGTCACCCAACGGATGCCTCACCAGCAGCCCGACTGTCAAGCCTCAAACTCCCAGCCAGCCCCAGCCTCTCCCCTACACCTCTGACTCTAGCCGCTACTCTGATCACCAGGAAGACGCCACTCCGTCCATAAACCGCCCGGAGAGAGAAATCACTGACTGTCCATCGAGGAAAGGAGACGGGGAAGTTGAGGCAAAAGAcaaaagaagaggaaaagagaaggaTAGAGAGACGGCGATTTTAGATGACGGAGACCCGCAAAGTCCTGGGGGTTTGAGGCGAGAGCAATCGTGTTGCGGTCGAGCAAAGTGTGGCGATGGCGGATGGGAGAGGGAGCGAGAGCCCTGCCTTTCTGACAGTCATTGCCTCGGCCGTTGCAACAGCGTTAAAAAGAATCCAAAAAGCCAAACTCTGCCGGCCTTGCCATCCAAATCCCCGCCTCCCCATTCAACTCATATGGAGCTCTGTCATCGACACAGTGCCCATCCTTTGCCAGAGTTACCATGGGAACGTCCACCGCCACCCCCACCCCTGCCCTGCCTCCTCAGGCCGTGCTACCCTTACTCCACCCCTgaacacacccacccacacagcCACACCCTCCCAGCCTTAAACAGACTCTGCACTGGGGAAGAGTGTCACCTGCTCCATTATTCCAGCCACAATCCGGCCTCTCATCTCTCCCATCAATCACTGCCCTCTAGCCCCTACAGGGAAATGTACTTCAGCTCTCCACCACCGTCCTCTGGTTGCCCCTGTCGGGACTGCTCCAGCAGGCGAGAGCACCAATCAGCCTCCGTTAGAGCATTCCACCCACTGCATCCCGACCAATCAGAAAGCCCACACTGGTCCCAAGGAGTACAACGAACAAGAGAGGCGCCTCCGCTGTGGGAAAGTGAAAATCCATGGGAGGTGGCGAGAGAGGCAGAGTTCTGGCAGTGCAAATCAGCCATGCCAGCTTTCCGCGTCTGCCACTCCACTTTGGATCAGAGTCCAACCCCGGAGCCTAGGTACGCCATCGGGCCTCATCAGGGCTACCCCAGCCCCCAGTCTCTGATGGATGTGCGGGATGGAGCCAGCAGCGGGTACCACACCCCTCCACAGCCCCGCCACTCCTGTCCCTGCTCTCCTTATCAGTCCTCCCCAGCCGAGAGCCACGAGAGCCGGGGCTACGCCTCAGGGTACCACTCTGGATCAGCCTCGCCTTTGCCCGCTAGCAGCCCCTCTCCTGGGAGAGGCAGGCTGCCAGAGACTCCCTCTGGATCTAGAGAACAGCAGCACGCTGAGCATCACAAAG GGGAACAGGCCAAGGCTGATGTGGAGGATGACATATCCCAGGGTTCAGAGGGTAAATCAGACTCTAATGGACAGTCACGCACCCCTGGACTGGACTCTGATCATGACTACACAATCATTGGTAGCAGcagccccacacacacagaagacag TGTAACTGCTGATAGCCCTCTTCAAAGCCAAGCAACTTCACCACATCTGGAGTCCAGCACAAACAGCAGCAAAGCCGTCACACCAGTATCAAGAGAAACACAAAGCTCCAACATATCTATAAACTCCACAACACCATCAAGTGAGCAGAGTTTGAGCTCTGACGGAGCAGCCAAGATCACAGGAAGTGCAGAGGGATCTAACAAATTACAGCCTTCAAGCTATGCCACCGTCATCATCACCCCGGTCCAAGTGCAGCTCAATGGCTCTGCCCTTCCTAGCGATACCCcatctgacagcagcagaagtgTATCCATGAACCCCTCTGCTAGTCTCAGTTCTAGCCCCTCCACCACTTCCCAAAATTCTCCTATTGGCTCCCCAGACCTTCAGACTTCTCCTCAGCGCTCTACAGACGCAGCAGGACAAAGACTGACTCCGGAAAGAGACAGCTCAGCCGACACCAAACCACCATCACCTGTGCCTGACGGATATCACACACCAACCTTTCCCTTAGCATCCTATTACTACCCATTACTAAACGTCCCTCACGTACCATACACTGGGTACACTGCAGTCACCATCCCCGCCGTCCAGCCACCGCTACCTGAGAAGAAACGTCTCTCGTCCACGCCGGGATACCTAAACGGACACAACTCACTATACCGGGGCTCCTCAGCTCCTTCCCCCACGCACCACGTTACTTTCTCCCCCTTGGTGGGAGAGCAGAGACGCGGGTCTTCACAACACAGCTATAGGGAGGAATCAGACATCAGGGTCAATGCGAAGTTTGTCCAGGACAGCTCCAAGTACTGGTACAAACCAGGCATCTCCAGAGACCAAG CCATCGCTGTTTTGAAGGACAAGGGACCAGGAACTTTCCTCATCAGAGACAGTAACTCCTTCCAGGGGGCCTACGGCCTGGCCCTCAAGGTGGCCACGCCTCCTCCTAATGCCAACATCACCGGCAGCAAAG GGGACCCTCTGGAACAGCTGGTGAGACACTTCCTCATCGAGACCGGGCCACGGGGAGTGAAGATCAAGGGCTGTCAGAACGAGTCCTACTTTG GAAGTTTATCTGCCCTGGTGTACCAGCATTCAATCACTCCCATCTCTCTGCCATGTGCCCTTCGCGTCCCAGAAAAAG ATCTGGTTGGGGAGCTTCACGAGACGCAGAGTGCAACAAACACCAGCACGGCGGCTGATCTCCTCAAACAAGGAGCAG CCTGCAACGTGCTCTACCTGAACTCTATGGAAACCGAGTCGTTGACGGGCCCTGAGGCAATCTCAAAGGCAACCAAGTGTACTTTGGCCCTGAGTCCACGTCCAGTGGCAACAGTGGTCCACTTCAAAGTGTCTTCTCAGGGCATCACTCTCACCGACAGCAAAAGAAG gctATTTTTCAGGAGACACTACCCAATCAACAGCGTGACTTTCAGCAGTCTCAACCCCAAAGACCAGAG GTGGACTAATTCTGATAGCACGTCAAGCAA GATGTTTGGCTTCGTGGCGAGGCGGACAGGCAGCGCTACGGAGAACGTATGTCACCTGTTTGCAGAGATGGACCCCGAGCAACCTGCAGTGGCCATTGTCAACTTTATCAACAAAGTCATGCTGGGACCACAGCTACgcagatga